ACAGTAGTCAAAGAGCGCTTAACACCCCGTAACAGTTTCCACCCATGTCCAGCCTGCGCGAACTTCCTGTGTTCCCTCTGCCGGAGGTGGTCCTATTCCCCGGCTGTCCGCTGCCGCTGCATATCTTCGAGTACCGCTACCGGATGATGATGGCCACCGTCTTGGAAACCGACAGACGCTTTGGCGTGCTGATGTGGAACCCCCAGGAGGGGCGGCCGGTCAACGTCGGTTGCTGCGCTGAAATCCTGCGCTACGAGCGGCTCCCCGACGACCGGATGCTGATTCTCACCCTGGGACAGCAGCGGTTTCAGGTGTTGAAATACCTGCGAGAAAAACCCTTTCGGGTGGCGCTGGTGGAGTGGATCGAAGACCAACCGCCCACGGAGGATTTGCAGCCCCTGGCGGATGAAGTTAGACAACTCCTGTACGACGTTGTGCAACTTTCCGCCAAACTGACCGACCAGGACGTGAGCTTACCGGAGCGCTACCCCACCCTGCCGCGGGAGTTCTCCTACTGGGTGGCCAGCAACTTTCAAGGGGCGCCGCTGGAGCAACAAGCCCTGTTAGAAATGCAGGACACGGCCAGTCGGCTGCGTCGAGAATCGGAAATTTTAGCGTCCACTCGCAGTCATCTGGCCGCCCGCACTGCCCTCAAGGAGGTCTTCAAAGATAAGACAGAACCCAACCTGTGAGTTCGGTTTTGCCCACTGGAGTCGGCAGTGGGGTTTGTTAGGGTAATAAGTAGAGACTGTAATTTAGTGGAGAGTAGCCACGAGCACCCATGCCTATGCCCGACTTGAGCGAACCGCGCACCAACGGGTTGTGGGAATACGTCCAATCCCTGCCACCTGAGGTCGTCGAGCAACTGTCGCGTCCCAGCAGCCCAGAAGCTCGGCAGGTGATGGAGCGCAACATCATTGGTCTGTTGGGGCAATTGCCAGCGGAACACTTTCACGTGCAGATTACGGTGGACCGGGAGAGCTTGGGACGACTGCTGGCCTCGGCGATGATCAGCGGCTATTTCCTGCGCAACGTTGAGCAACGCTACGCCCTTGACCATTGCCTTCAGGAATCCAACCCCTCAGGCGGTGCAAACTCCTGAAGCGCCCGCACCAGTTCGCCATAGGCGCTGGGGGACATGCGCGTCGCCAAAAGTGTAAGCAGTGGAGAGAGGGAGAGTTCTGTGTTCCCTAGCGTCCGACGTCCCAATTCACTCATGAGTTGCACCAGTTG
The window above is part of the Gloeomargarita sp. SKYB120 genome. Proteins encoded here:
- a CDS encoding LON peptidase substrate-binding domain-containing protein — encoded protein: MSSLRELPVFPLPEVVLFPGCPLPLHIFEYRYRMMMATVLETDRRFGVLMWNPQEGRPVNVGCCAEILRYERLPDDRMLILTLGQQRFQVLKYLREKPFRVALVEWIEDQPPTEDLQPLADEVRQLLYDVVQLSAKLTDQDVSLPERYPTLPREFSYWVASNFQGAPLEQQALLEMQDTASRLRRESEILASTRSHLAARTALKEVFKDKTEPNL
- a CDS encoding DUF760 domain-containing protein; amino-acid sequence: MPDLSEPRTNGLWEYVQSLPPEVVEQLSRPSSPEARQVMERNIIGLLGQLPAEHFHVQITVDRESLGRLLASAMISGYFLRNVEQRYALDHCLQESNPSGGANS